A stretch of the Planctomycetota bacterium genome encodes the following:
- a CDS encoding FAD-dependent oxidoreductase has product MPQSTANRAPSPADPLGPRADAPRVLIIGAGPTGLGAAWRLRELGHANFAVLEAKPYAGGLAHSFVDDAGFTWDIGGHVMFSHYDYYDRVFDEVMGDDFALNDRESWVRLRDTWVPYPFQNNIRYLPPQDAADCLVGLIKAQGAEGPSHADARNFGEFIDAVFGEGIARLFMRPYNFKVWAYPPERMNKTWIGERVAVLDVERAVRNVVEQRDDFGWGPNNRFKFPLRGGTGEFYKRMADALSDHIRLSTEVVSIDPAEKIARVRRPDGTTEELRYDMLISAMPLDVLCARIVQDVPDDVASAAGGLLHSAGHMVGIGLRRPCPSTKSWMYFPEGNCPFYRVTYLSNYSPYMTPDQTGENATHYSLLCETSASPEKPVDPATIVEQTIAGLENAGLLEPGERADIESTWHHAVEYSYPTPSVDRDERLSVAIPWLERHGIYSRGRFGMWKYEVANTDHTLMQGVEVVDRLLLGKPEKTIGLVYRVTDDGRQAADHARPEVAGSGEKRLSARTTQNSPADVEIEISSEASRKPPDPRVIPGTSDHMAPEAR; this is encoded by the coding sequence GTGCCGCAATCCACCGCCAACCGCGCTCCATCGCCCGCCGACCCGCTCGGACCGCGCGCCGACGCTCCGCGGGTGCTGATCATCGGGGCGGGGCCCACGGGCCTGGGAGCGGCGTGGCGGCTCCGCGAGCTGGGCCACGCGAACTTCGCGGTGCTCGAGGCCAAGCCCTACGCCGGCGGACTGGCGCACTCCTTCGTCGACGACGCCGGGTTCACCTGGGACATCGGCGGCCACGTCATGTTCAGCCACTACGACTACTACGACCGCGTCTTCGACGAGGTCATGGGCGACGACTTCGCGCTCAACGATCGCGAGAGCTGGGTCCGCCTCCGCGACACCTGGGTGCCGTACCCCTTCCAGAACAACATCCGCTACCTGCCGCCCCAGGATGCCGCCGACTGCCTCGTCGGACTCATCAAGGCCCAGGGCGCCGAGGGCCCGAGCCACGCCGATGCGCGCAACTTTGGCGAGTTCATCGACGCCGTGTTCGGCGAGGGCATCGCCCGCCTATTCATGCGGCCGTACAACTTCAAGGTCTGGGCCTACCCGCCCGAGCGGATGAACAAGACCTGGATCGGCGAGCGGGTCGCGGTGCTCGACGTCGAGCGCGCCGTCCGCAACGTCGTCGAGCAGCGCGACGACTTCGGCTGGGGCCCCAACAACCGCTTCAAGTTTCCGCTCCGTGGCGGCACGGGCGAGTTCTACAAGCGGATGGCCGACGCGCTGTCGGACCACATCCGGCTGTCGACCGAGGTCGTGTCCATCGACCCGGCCGAGAAGATCGCCCGTGTGCGCCGCCCCGACGGCACAACCGAGGAGCTGCGATACGACATGCTCATCTCGGCCATGCCGCTGGACGTGCTGTGCGCCCGGATCGTGCAGGACGTGCCGGACGACGTTGCGAGCGCCGCGGGGGGCCTGCTGCATTCGGCGGGCCACATGGTGGGCATCGGGCTGCGGCGGCCCTGCCCCAGCACCAAGAGCTGGATGTACTTCCCCGAGGGCAACTGCCCCTTCTACCGCGTCACCTACCTGAGCAACTACTCGCCGTACATGACGCCCGACCAAACCGGCGAGAATGCAACGCATTACTCGCTGCTGTGCGAGACCAGCGCAAGCCCGGAGAAGCCCGTCGACCCGGCGACCATCGTCGAGCAGACCATCGCGGGCCTCGAGAACGCCGGCCTGCTCGAGCCCGGGGAGAGGGCCGACATCGAATCGACCTGGCACCACGCCGTCGAGTACAGCTACCCGACGCCGTCGGTCGACCGCGACGAGCGGCTCTCGGTCGCCATCCCCTGGCTGGAGCGGCACGGCATCTACAGCCGCGGCCGCTTCGGCATGTGGAAGTACGAGGTCGCCAACACCGACCACACGCTGATGCAGGGCGTCGAGGTAGTCGATCGCCTGCTGCTGGGCAAGCCCGAGAAGACCATCGGCCTGGTCTACCGCGTCACCGACGACGGCCGGCAGGCGGCCGACCACGCGCGGCCAGAGGTGGCCGGCTCCGGCGAGAAGAGGCTCTCGGCAAGAACGACCCAGAATTCCCCGGCAGATGTCGAGATCGAGATCTCATCAGAAGCCTCGCGGAAGCCGCCGGACCCGCGGGTCATCCCTGGCACATCGGACCATATGGCCCCCGAAGCCCGGTAA
- a CDS encoding LuxR C-terminal-related transcriptional regulator, whose translation MKAMHEGTPAATIEARPLGLGGAFRVAWELASIPPVPIAAIGDRIAHALASAASGSVAAVQIGTRRDGEWSCLSSGWARSGGSLQGGGPGRLTQLPWLRGFEAVNAGEPCFAEPDAGEPALWPVAAAMRGEEREIDLAAVVAYADAPALVLTAQFALGARVVAASSHVPLLRQALPWAARIAAEALDWPRDPCWLSAREAEVLDQLVLGRSVNDIADRIERSPYTVHDHVKALHRKLGVHCRGALVARAIRSVPPPGL comes from the coding sequence ATGAAGGCGATGCATGAGGGTACACCGGCGGCGACGATCGAGGCTCGGCCCCTGGGGCTAGGCGGCGCATTTCGCGTGGCATGGGAGCTGGCGTCCATCCCGCCGGTGCCCATCGCCGCGATCGGAGACCGGATCGCGCACGCCCTGGCATCGGCGGCGAGCGGATCGGTCGCGGCGGTGCAGATCGGCACGCGGCGGGACGGGGAGTGGTCGTGCCTGAGCAGCGGCTGGGCGCGATCGGGCGGCTCGCTACAGGGTGGTGGTCCCGGCCGGCTCACGCAGCTGCCCTGGCTCCGCGGCTTCGAGGCGGTCAACGCCGGCGAGCCCTGCTTCGCCGAACCCGACGCCGGCGAGCCCGCGCTGTGGCCCGTCGCGGCGGCCATGCGCGGCGAGGAGCGGGAGATCGATCTGGCCGCCGTGGTCGCCTACGCGGACGCCCCGGCCCTGGTGCTGACCGCGCAGTTCGCCTTGGGCGCACGGGTGGTGGCGGCGTCGAGCCACGTGCCGCTGCTCCGCCAGGCGTTGCCGTGGGCGGCGCGGATCGCGGCCGAAGCCCTGGATTGGCCACGCGACCCCTGCTGGCTGAGCGCCCGGGAGGCCGAGGTGCTCGACCAACTCGTGCTGGGCCGCAGCGTCAATGACATCGCCGACCGCATCGAGCGGAGCCCGTACACCGTACACGACCACGTCAAGGCGCTGCACCGCAAGCTGGGCGTGCACTGCCGCGGTGCGCTGGTGGCCCGGGCGATCCGCAGCGTGCCGCCGCCGGGCCTTTAG
- a CDS encoding glycosyltransferase family A protein, producing MADPRPPTATCVVPCFNHGRFVGEAVASCLAQRDAEVDVVLIDDGSDDGSTPTACDALAGDRVRVVHQANRGLPAARNAGAALAQGEFLVFLDADDWIEPAFVATLHAALDAASRADEKANHAHAYCQERLTERGNNVVWRVPEWDPILLMVTNLHPVTALVRRDRFEAAGGFDEAMTDGYEDWDLWLRFAALGWSGVRVREPLFNWRRHAEQTMIDDAVARHEGLYRRLCANHSALYERHAVDVAARANALLRAGDAHWVDETGVPIELQYLRAIRDAYHESGAIAAARRADAALGLLPAPVRRAAKSLAARLARRGPNALRHPSEG from the coding sequence ATGGCCGATCCACGCCCGCCCACCGCCACCTGCGTCGTGCCGTGCTTCAACCACGGCCGATTCGTGGGCGAGGCCGTCGCGAGCTGCCTGGCCCAGCGCGACGCGGAGGTCGACGTCGTCCTGATCGACGACGGCTCGGACGACGGCTCGACCCCCACCGCCTGCGACGCCCTGGCCGGCGACCGCGTCCGTGTTGTGCACCAGGCCAACCGCGGGCTGCCCGCCGCCCGCAACGCCGGGGCGGCCCTCGCCCAGGGCGAGTTCCTGGTCTTCCTCGACGCCGACGACTGGATCGAGCCGGCCTTCGTCGCGACGCTGCACGCCGCGCTGGACGCGGCGTCGCGAGCCGACGAGAAGGCCAACCACGCGCACGCCTACTGCCAAGAGCGTCTGACCGAGCGGGGCAACAACGTCGTCTGGCGGGTGCCCGAGTGGGATCCCATCCTGCTGATGGTCACCAACCTGCACCCCGTCACCGCGCTGGTCCGCCGCGACCGCTTCGAGGCCGCCGGCGGCTTCGACGAGGCCATGACCGACGGCTACGAGGACTGGGACCTGTGGCTCCGCTTCGCGGCCCTGGGCTGGAGCGGCGTCCGCGTCCGCGAGCCGCTCTTCAACTGGCGACGGCACGCCGAGCAGACCATGATCGACGATGCCGTCGCACGGCACGAGGGCCTCTACCGCCGGCTGTGCGCCAATCACTCCGCCCTGTACGAGCGGCACGCGGTGGACGTCGCCGCCCGGGCGAACGCCTTGCTGCGGGCCGGCGACGCCCACTGGGTCGACGAGACCGGCGTGCCCATCGAGCTGCAGTATCTTCGCGCCATCCGGGACGCCTACCACGAGTCGGGGGCCATCGCCGCTGCGCGTCGGGCCGACGCGGCCCTCGGCCTGCTGCCGGCTCCGGTCCGCCGCGCAGCAAAGAGCCTCGCCGCACGGCTTGCGCGGCGAGGCCCGAATGCCCTGCGTCATCCCTCCGAGGGCTGA
- a CDS encoding pyridoxal-dependent decarboxylase, translating to MPDTAADKHDRTDPGHVDLHEFRALAHRVVDLICDYHAGVGERPVAAIVEPGEFAAALPEAPPEAGFAMGEGEWDDALADVENLVLPALMHWQSPRFFGYFPCNSSWPAVLGDLLSTGLGVQGMLWQTGPACTELETRVLDWMADACGLPAAFRSTATYADGPHAGEPRGGGVIQGTASEATLVALVAARDRLRLLDPALDPRTLVAYCSNQAHSSVLKAARIAGIEHLRSMDVDEAFALDADALEAQLRSDVDAGLRPFYLCATSGTTSSGAFDPIAAMARLRNDHAPHAWLHVDAAWAGAATVCPEHRGFLGGLEHADSYCFNPHKWLLTSFDCDLFWTRDRRALTDALSVTPEYLRNSATEAGGVIDYRDWQIPLGRRFRALKLWFVLRHYGLAGLRAHIRQHVEWAAWLEDQIEASADLELAAPRSLSLVCIRLITRDGESPADADARTRSLLERCNATGRLLLTHTTLPTDGGERYAIRVSIGSTHTRRTHVEEAWDAICTLAADC from the coding sequence ATGCCGGACACCGCCGCCGACAAGCACGATCGAACCGATCCCGGCCACGTCGACCTGCACGAGTTCCGAGCCCTCGCCCACCGCGTTGTCGACCTGATCTGCGACTACCACGCGGGCGTTGGCGAGCGGCCCGTAGCCGCGATCGTCGAACCGGGCGAGTTCGCCGCCGCCCTGCCCGAAGCGCCGCCCGAGGCCGGCTTCGCGATGGGCGAGGGCGAATGGGACGATGCCCTCGCCGACGTCGAGAACCTCGTGCTGCCCGCGCTCATGCACTGGCAGTCGCCGCGGTTCTTCGGCTACTTCCCGTGCAACTCGTCGTGGCCGGCCGTGCTGGGCGACCTGCTGAGCACCGGGCTGGGCGTGCAGGGCATGCTCTGGCAGACCGGCCCGGCCTGCACCGAGCTCGAGACCCGCGTGCTCGACTGGATGGCCGACGCCTGCGGGCTGCCCGCGGCCTTCCGCTCGACGGCGACCTACGCAGACGGCCCGCACGCGGGTGAGCCCCGCGGCGGCGGCGTGATCCAGGGCACCGCCAGCGAGGCCACGCTCGTCGCCCTCGTCGCCGCCCGCGACCGGCTCCGCCTTCTCGATCCGGCCCTCGACCCACGCACGCTGGTCGCATATTGCTCGAACCAGGCCCACTCGTCGGTGCTCAAGGCCGCCCGCATCGCGGGCATCGAGCACCTGCGGAGCATGGACGTCGATGAGGCGTTCGCCCTCGATGCGGACGCCCTCGAGGCCCAGCTCCGGAGCGACGTCGACGCCGGGCTGCGGCCGTTCTACCTGTGCGCCACCTCGGGCACGACCAGCAGCGGCGCCTTCGACCCCATCGCGGCCATGGCCCGCCTCCGCAACGATCATGCGCCCCACGCCTGGCTGCACGTCGACGCCGCCTGGGCCGGCGCCGCCACCGTCTGCCCCGAGCACCGCGGCTTCCTCGGCGGCCTCGAGCACGCCGATTCGTACTGCTTCAACCCCCACAAGTGGTTGCTGACCAGCTTCGACTGCGACCTGTTCTGGACACGCGATCGACGCGCTCTCACCGATGCGCTCAGCGTCACGCCGGAGTATCTGCGCAACAGCGCGACCGAGGCCGGCGGCGTCATCGATTACCGCGACTGGCAGATCCCCCTCGGCCGCCGATTTCGAGCGCTCAAGCTGTGGTTCGTGCTCCGCCACTACGGGCTGGCCGGCCTCAGGGCCCACATCCGCCAGCACGTCGAGTGGGCGGCCTGGCTTGAGGATCAGATCGAGGCGAGCGCCGATCTCGAGCTCGCCGCGCCACGCTCGCTCTCACTCGTGTGCATCCGGCTCATCACCCGCGATGGCGAGTCTCCCGCCGACGCCGATGCCCGGACGCGGTCGCTGCTCGAGCGGTGCAACGCCACGGGCCGGCTGCTGCTGACCCACACGACGCTGCCGACGGACGGCGGCGAGCGCTACGCCATCCGCGTGTCCATCGGCTCGACGCACACCCGCCGCACGCACGTCGAGGAGGCCTGGGACGCCATCTGCACGCTCGCGGCGGACTGCTAG
- a CDS encoding GC-type dockerin domain-anchored protein yields MPRERAVIATIAAVLGIAPVAVAQAVLFENGPLSGMPGGHETGADLVWSVPEGASVGVSGRREVGYSLAERIEIDAAGSIRGVTVFAYQQGAIAGPTIDFLGVELWDGPPGAPGSVRIAGDAESNALADAEFAGAYAAVFGVTHTTDRPVFALTASDLDWDIDAGTYWVAWELDGTLDGGPYSPYLGSASEPVPGGALQRVLGVWVPARNASSDGVQVSLPIVVSGDSACTGDCDGDGSLAIFDFLCFLNAYEAGDASADCTGDGSLTVEDFVCFGDAFAAGCP; encoded by the coding sequence ATGCCGAGAGAGAGAGCCGTTATCGCCACCATCGCCGCCGTGCTGGGGATCGCCCCGGTTGCGGTGGCCCAGGCCGTCCTCTTCGAGAACGGCCCGTTGTCGGGCATGCCCGGCGGCCACGAGACCGGGGCCGACCTGGTCTGGTCGGTGCCCGAGGGGGCCTCCGTGGGCGTCAGCGGCCGGCGGGAGGTGGGCTATAGCCTGGCCGAGCGGATCGAGATCGACGCCGCCGGCTCCATCCGCGGCGTCACGGTGTTCGCCTACCAGCAGGGCGCCATCGCCGGCCCGACCATCGACTTCCTGGGCGTCGAGTTGTGGGATGGCCCCCCCGGTGCTCCCGGCAGCGTGCGCATCGCCGGCGACGCCGAGTCCAACGCGCTCGCCGACGCCGAGTTCGCGGGCGCCTACGCGGCGGTCTTCGGCGTGACGCACACGACCGATCGCCCGGTGTTCGCGCTCACCGCGAGCGATCTGGACTGGGACATCGACGCTGGCACCTACTGGGTCGCGTGGGAACTCGACGGCACGCTCGACGGCGGGCCGTACTCGCCCTACCTCGGATCGGCTAGCGAGCCCGTGCCCGGCGGGGCGCTCCAGCGGGTGCTGGGCGTGTGGGTGCCGGCCCGCAATGCGAGCTCCGACGGCGTGCAGGTCTCGCTGCCGATCGTGGTCTCGGGCGATTCGGCCTGCACGGGCGACTGCGACGGCGATGGGTCGCTCGCGATCTTCGACTTCCTGTGCTTCCTGAACGCCTACGAGGCCGGCGACGCGTCGGCGGATTGCACCGGCGACGGCTCGCTGACGGTCGAGGATTTCGTCTGCTTCGGTGACGCGTTCGCCGCGGGCTGCCCGTAG
- a CDS encoding peptidylprolyl isomerase has translation MLEQRVLLDASFPDLTDLVDLRNTVVRFETSLGEIDFELYDAVGPGGGAAAPVTVENFLNYIQDGDFFNSFFHRSVDVSSPGFPVDGTDFVLQGGGFIFTDEDGLSRVPTDDPIANEFSADRSNVVRSLAMARITSIGPDTATSQFFVNLQDNNGSVTGGIDLDAQEFTVFGRVANDRSWGVVQAITGLDTFVFADVFTNADGDLVTPEGFPTSQPFLLPDPGADVVSLALTDVPVRVTPPPITPGELRSTSLAESFLVTVSDAEVIKPVEAENYFTFLAAYPEGYANDTSVTYVEVTTNQAGMMPVDYQVVLRYETGVRDQVIATGQLQPGRIVRVPISDPSLTDVDQARKFTPFAIEVQGTGAISASLTHTDQGATQSESFINATDLDARGAGAFLNWDFAGLRTTIDADSDGVPDNVDARESYIVWQNLTDEPGTVTLTAVLDAATRRTITFDLEGNRRGGAELHSLFGFETLGAQAIRVTSSVEIVAAMSNYDRQVDPADATTSVNAYGALGIPGGGTLEGVAAGVQYTADPDDEAYVSFFSFNPTGGAVVQLEISDSSGFAATTPIVLAPRDVGFYNLKNLLSAFGGVFTPGEMLTLRYESSRPISAQLVSTIGNETLTTSFQTQLSNLYVFAGGFDAGAAGGTEVLSLYNPYSAGTDTNISIIVQFFFVDRNQTISFSALPELEPGERVDLSARDFSDIESIITLGEDYGRYTIVVSGVALPPGAGARIDEGQFAATLTRIGPDGTLSGDSATVSTGSYDGFLRDLDDGLFDGTIGG, from the coding sequence ATGCTCGAGCAGCGCGTGCTGCTCGACGCGTCGTTCCCCGACCTGACCGACCTGGTCGATCTCCGCAACACGGTCGTCCGATTCGAAACGAGTCTGGGCGAGATCGACTTCGAGCTCTACGACGCCGTGGGCCCAGGCGGCGGCGCCGCCGCCCCGGTCACCGTTGAGAACTTCCTGAATTACATCCAGGACGGCGACTTCTTCAATTCGTTCTTCCATCGATCCGTGGACGTGTCCTCGCCGGGCTTCCCGGTCGACGGGACGGACTTCGTGCTGCAGGGCGGCGGGTTCATCTTCACCGACGAAGACGGCCTCAGCCGCGTGCCGACCGACGACCCGATTGCCAATGAGTTCTCGGCCGATCGATCCAACGTGGTGCGTTCGCTGGCGATGGCGCGGATCACCTCAATCGGACCCGATACCGCGACGAGCCAGTTCTTCGTCAACCTGCAGGACAACAACGGTTCGGTCACGGGCGGCATCGACCTGGACGCCCAGGAGTTCACGGTCTTCGGTCGCGTGGCGAACGACCGGTCGTGGGGCGTGGTGCAGGCGATCACGGGCTTGGACACGTTCGTGTTCGCCGACGTGTTCACCAACGCCGACGGCGACCTGGTGACGCCCGAGGGCTTCCCGACGAGCCAGCCGTTCCTGCTGCCCGATCCGGGTGCCGACGTGGTCTCGCTGGCGCTCACCGACGTGCCGGTGCGGGTGACGCCTCCGCCGATCACCCCGGGCGAGCTGCGGAGCACGTCGCTGGCCGAGTCGTTCCTGGTCACGGTGTCCGATGCCGAGGTGATCAAGCCGGTCGAGGCGGAGAACTACTTCACGTTCCTGGCGGCGTACCCCGAGGGCTACGCCAACGACACGAGCGTGACCTACGTGGAGGTGACCACCAACCAGGCCGGCATGATGCCCGTGGACTACCAGGTCGTGCTGCGGTACGAGACCGGCGTGCGGGACCAGGTGATCGCCACCGGCCAGCTGCAGCCCGGGCGGATCGTCCGCGTGCCGATCAGCGACCCGAGCCTGACCGATGTGGACCAGGCGCGGAAGTTCACCCCGTTCGCCATCGAGGTGCAGGGCACCGGGGCGATCTCGGCCTCGCTGACGCACACCGACCAGGGTGCGACGCAGAGCGAGTCGTTCATCAACGCGACCGACCTGGATGCCCGCGGCGCGGGCGCATTCCTGAACTGGGACTTCGCCGGCCTGCGGACGACGATCGACGCCGATTCCGACGGCGTGCCCGACAACGTCGATGCCCGCGAGTCCTACATCGTGTGGCAGAACCTGACCGACGAGCCCGGCACCGTCACGCTGACGGCGGTGCTCGACGCCGCGACCCGCCGGACAATCACCTTCGACCTCGAGGGCAACCGCCGAGGCGGCGCCGAGCTGCACAGCCTGTTTGGCTTCGAGACGCTGGGCGCGCAGGCGATCCGCGTGACGTCGAGCGTCGAGATCGTAGCGGCGATGAGCAACTACGACCGCCAGGTGGATCCGGCGGACGCGACCACGTCGGTCAACGCCTACGGCGCGCTGGGCATCCCGGGCGGCGGAACCCTCGAGGGCGTCGCCGCGGGCGTGCAGTACACCGCGGACCCCGACGACGAGGCATACGTCAGCTTCTTCTCGTTCAACCCGACGGGCGGCGCGGTTGTGCAGCTGGAGATCTCGGACAGCTCGGGCTTCGCCGCCACGACGCCGATCGTGCTGGCGCCGCGGGACGTGGGCTTCTACAACCTCAAGAACCTGCTGAGCGCCTTCGGCGGCGTGTTCACCCCCGGCGAGATGCTGACGCTCCGGTACGAATCGTCGCGGCCGATCTCGGCCCAGCTCGTGTCGACCATCGGCAACGAGACGCTCACGACAAGCTTCCAGACGCAGCTGTCGAACCTGTACGTGTTCGCGGGCGGATTCGACGCGGGCGCCGCCGGCGGCACCGAGGTGCTCTCGCTCTACAACCCGTACTCGGCAGGCACCGATACCAACATCAGCATCATCGTGCAGTTCTTCTTCGTGGATCGCAACCAGACGATCAGCTTCTCGGCGTTGCCCGAGCTCGAGCCGGGCGAGCGTGTCGATCTCTCGGCCCGCGACTTCTCGGACATCGAGTCGATCATCACGCTGGGCGAGGACTACGGCCGCTACACCATCGTGGTGTCGGGCGTGGCGCTGCCGCCCGGCGCGGGCGCCCGCATCGACGAGGGCCAGTTCGCGGCCACGCTCACCCGGATCGGCCCCGATGGCACGCTGTCGGGCGACTCGGCGACGGTCTCGACCGGGTCGTACGACGGCTTCCTCCGCGATCTCGACGACGGCCTCTTCGACGGCACCATCGGCGGCTGA
- a CDS encoding glycosyltransferase has product MPRFAPDAEGSSHASEPASGLPGAPPRRLWVVSPCFNRPADVQGLASCLRAIRLLRAATPTLLLVDNASDPPLGAPELPPPWTVRLLRQARNTGGSGGFNAGLRHALSESGAGDDDLVWLLDSDARPHPDALVHLADALALPDVAAAGSTLVDPATGRPFECGGRIQAASGEYVQRPPAGEAPEACDYLAACSILVAAGTVRDAGLLPDLFLNGDDVAWGVRLRRASRRRLLAIPASIVEHPSPDRMRTAARYFAVRSAMAALPEAGVHPAPRALRETLRACTMALTGLPVLAEMHLRGLADADAGRTMGPLPVDLPSGRPDAPSIDMLDLPEPPPRVVSPRGRPADWLAPIGSVAADEHGAWRLAGSRSSKIVGGLRMLARGLGSTAALARTSGAFAHAPPAPLRHPSDGSDLSIVVVAFNRRDALQHTLARLLAAEPAASAEIIVVDNASVDGTPDMVADRFPSVRCIRCEENTGVAAFNRGAEAATRPLLLILDDDSWPDPDGLALASGLLEQRPDIAAVALHPRHPDGGASEWPFARHVAFASERWPVMGCGNLVRATDWRNAGGYCEEFFLYRNDADVALTLSGLGRGVWFDPSWVVWHDSPAASRKSERWCRLATRNWIWMARRHGRGWTRWAGIALGVLAAFRHAGGRPGALRAVASGVRSGLAGSPPPPEAPGRDGWRAMLALRRGRVAGPTARYVGPCRTPPPTSTIEPIPATSTCTSSEPSPTALST; this is encoded by the coding sequence ATGCCGCGGTTTGCACCAGATGCCGAGGGTTCCTCCCATGCCAGCGAACCGGCGTCGGGGCTCCCGGGTGCGCCGCCGCGGCGGCTCTGGGTCGTTAGCCCCTGCTTCAACCGGCCGGCCGACGTGCAAGGCCTCGCGTCCTGCTTGCGCGCCATCCGACTTCTTAGGGCCGCCACCCCGACGCTGCTGCTCGTCGACAACGCTTCGGATCCACCGCTTGGTGCCCCGGAACTGCCGCCGCCCTGGACCGTGCGGCTGCTCCGCCAGGCTCGCAACACGGGCGGCAGCGGCGGCTTCAACGCCGGGCTGCGGCACGCGTTATCGGAATCGGGCGCAGGCGACGACGACCTGGTGTGGCTGCTCGATTCCGACGCCCGCCCGCACCCCGATGCGCTCGTACACCTCGCCGACGCGCTCGCGCTGCCCGACGTCGCCGCCGCCGGCTCCACCCTCGTCGACCCGGCAACGGGCCGGCCCTTCGAGTGCGGCGGGCGGATCCAGGCCGCGTCGGGCGAGTACGTCCAGCGACCGCCCGCGGGAGAGGCGCCCGAGGCGTGCGACTACCTCGCGGCGTGCAGCATCCTGGTCGCCGCCGGCACCGTCCGCGACGCCGGGCTGCTGCCCGACCTGTTCCTCAACGGCGACGACGTCGCCTGGGGCGTCCGCCTCCGCCGGGCGTCGCGGCGCCGGCTGCTGGCGATCCCCGCATCGATCGTCGAGCACCCGAGCCCGGATCGCATGCGGACGGCCGCCCGCTACTTCGCCGTTCGCAGCGCGATGGCGGCCCTGCCCGAAGCGGGCGTCCATCCCGCGCCGCGGGCCCTGCGGGAAACCCTGCGGGCCTGCACGATGGCGCTGACCGGGCTGCCCGTGCTCGCCGAGATGCACCTCCGCGGCCTCGCCGACGCCGACGCCGGCCGCACGATGGGTCCGCTGCCTGTGGACCTCCCATCCGGCCGCCCCGACGCGCCGAGCATCGACATGCTCGATCTGCCCGAGCCGCCCCCGCGCGTCGTGTCGCCCCGGGGTCGCCCAGCCGATTGGCTCGCCCCCATCGGCTCCGTCGCGGCCGACGAGCATGGCGCGTGGCGGCTCGCGGGCAGCCGATCCTCGAAGATCGTCGGTGGCCTTCGGATGCTGGCCCGCGGCCTCGGGTCGACGGCCGCCCTCGCGCGCACGAGCGGCGCCTTCGCGCACGCGCCGCCCGCGCCACTGCGACATCCGTCCGATGGCTCCGATCTGAGCATCGTCGTCGTCGCGTTCAACCGCCGCGACGCCCTACAGCACACGCTCGCCCGGCTGCTTGCCGCGGAGCCCGCCGCGTCCGCCGAGATCATCGTCGTGGACAACGCTTCCGTGGACGGCACGCCGGACATGGTCGCCGACCGCTTCCCGTCGGTGCGGTGCATCCGGTGCGAGGAGAACACCGGCGTCGCCGCGTTCAACCGCGGGGCCGAGGCCGCGACGCGCCCGCTGCTGCTGATCCTCGATGACGACTCGTGGCCCGATCCCGATGGCCTCGCGCTGGCGAGCGGCCTGCTCGAGCAACGCCCCGACATCGCGGCCGTCGCGCTGCATCCACGGCATCCCGATGGTGGCGCCAGCGAATGGCCCTTTGCCCGCCACGTCGCGTTCGCCAGCGAGCGTTGGCCCGTCATGGGCTGCGGCAACCTCGTGCGGGCGACCGACTGGCGCAACGCCGGCGGCTATTGCGAGGAGTTCTTCCTCTACCGCAACGACGCCGACGTCGCGCTGACCCTCTCGGGCCTGGGCCGCGGCGTCTGGTTCGATCCGAGCTGGGTGGTCTGGCACGACAGCCCGGCCGCCTCCCGGAAGAGCGAACGCTGGTGCCGCCTGGCCACCCGCAACTGGATCTGGATGGCCCGCCGGCACGGCCGAGGCTGGACGCGATGGGCCGGCATCGCCTTGGGCGTGCTCGCCGCGTTCCGCCATGCGGGCGGGCGGCCCGGTGCGCTGCGGGCGGTCGCCTCGGGCGTGCGTTCGGGACTCGCGGGCTCGCCGCCGCCGCCCGAGGCACCGGGGCGCGACGGCTGGAGGGCCATGCTGGCACTCCGCAGGGGCCGCGTGGCGGGCCCCACCGCCCGCTACGTTGGTCCATGCCGGACACCGCCGCCGACAAGCACGATCGAACCGATCCCGGCCACGTCGACCTGCACGAGTTCCGAGCCCTCGCCCACCGCGTTGTCGACCTGA